From Caballeronia insecticola, a single genomic window includes:
- a CDS encoding GDP-L-fucose synthase family protein, whose amino-acid sequence MDKHARIFVAGHRGMVGSALVRRLTDAGYRNIVTRTKAHLDLIDQGGVNLFFEEEKIDVVFLAAARVGGILANSTMPASFIYENLAIETNVIHAACRWNVSKLIFFGSSCIYPKSCPQPIKEEYLLQSALEPTNEAYAIAKIAGLKMCEAYNRQYGTKFVSLMPTNLYGPNDNYDLQSSHVLPALIRKAHEAKLRGDATLPVWGSGTPRREFLHVDDLADAATFLMERDVSEGVFNVGVGEDLTIRELAQTVCRVVGFHGELVFDPLKPDGTPRKLLDVSKLDGMGWRASIALEDGIRATYADFLARYASMQQAPLAA is encoded by the coding sequence ATGGATAAGCACGCACGTATCTTCGTTGCGGGACATCGCGGGATGGTCGGCTCGGCGCTCGTGCGCCGCTTGACGGACGCCGGCTATCGCAACATCGTCACACGCACGAAGGCGCATCTCGATCTCATCGACCAGGGCGGCGTGAACCTGTTCTTCGAGGAAGAAAAGATCGACGTGGTGTTTCTCGCGGCGGCGCGCGTGGGCGGCATCCTCGCGAATTCGACGATGCCCGCCTCGTTCATCTACGAGAACCTCGCGATCGAAACGAACGTGATCCACGCGGCGTGCCGCTGGAACGTGTCGAAGCTGATCTTCTTCGGTTCGTCGTGCATCTATCCGAAGTCGTGCCCGCAGCCGATCAAGGAGGAGTACCTCCTGCAATCCGCGCTGGAGCCGACCAACGAAGCCTATGCGATCGCGAAGATCGCCGGCCTCAAGATGTGCGAAGCCTACAACCGTCAGTACGGCACGAAGTTCGTTTCGCTGATGCCGACGAACCTCTACGGCCCGAACGACAACTACGACCTGCAAAGCAGCCACGTGCTGCCCGCGCTGATTCGCAAGGCGCACGAGGCCAAGCTGCGCGGCGACGCGACGCTGCCCGTGTGGGGCTCGGGCACGCCGCGCCGCGAGTTCCTGCATGTCGACGATCTCGCCGATGCCGCCACTTTCCTGATGGAGCGCGACGTGAGCGAGGGCGTGTTCAACGTCGGCGTGGGCGAGGACCTGACCATCCGCGAACTGGCGCAGACGGTCTGCCGCGTGGTGGGCTTTCACGGCGAACTCGTGTTCGATCCACTCAAGCCGGACGGCACGCCGCGCAAGCTGCTCGATGTCTCGAAGCTCGACGGCATGGGATGGCGCGCGTCGATCGCACTGGAAGACGGGATTCGCGCGACGTATGCGGATTTTCTCGCGCGCTATGCATCGATGCAGCAGGCGCCGCTCGCGGCCTGA
- the gmd gene encoding GDP-mannose 4,6-dehydratase encodes MDRKVALITGITGQDGSYLAELLLSKGYEVHGIKRRSSLFNTDRIDHLYRDPHEADQRLFLHHGDLTDSTSLVRIIQRVMPDEIYNLAAQSHVAVSFEEPEYTANADGLGALRILEAIRILGLEKKTRFYQASTSELYGLVQEIPQRESTPFYPRSPYAVAKLYAYWITVNYREAYDMYACNGILFNHESPVRGETFVTRKITRAIARIAVGLQDDLYLGNLSALRDWGHARDYVEMQWMMLQQEKPEDFVIATGVQYSVREFVQQAAAELGIHVRFEGEGADEVGIVDRVDSRETKLAPGRVIVRVDPRYFRPTEVETLLGDPSKAHAKLGWRPVTPFQALVKEMVRADYQIARRDALVTLAGFKALEHHE; translated from the coding sequence ATGGACCGCAAAGTCGCTTTGATCACCGGCATCACCGGGCAAGACGGGTCGTATCTTGCCGAACTGTTGCTGAGCAAGGGTTACGAGGTGCACGGCATCAAGCGCCGTAGTTCGCTCTTCAACACAGACCGCATCGATCACCTGTATCGCGATCCGCACGAAGCGGACCAGCGCCTGTTTCTGCATCACGGCGACCTGACCGATTCGACGAGCCTCGTGCGGATCATCCAGCGCGTGATGCCCGACGAGATCTACAACCTCGCCGCGCAGAGCCACGTGGCGGTGTCGTTCGAGGAGCCCGAGTACACGGCCAACGCCGACGGCCTCGGCGCGTTGCGGATTCTCGAGGCGATACGCATTCTGGGCCTCGAGAAGAAAACGCGTTTCTATCAAGCTTCGACATCCGAACTATATGGTCTGGTTCAGGAGATCCCGCAGCGCGAGAGCACGCCGTTCTATCCGCGCAGCCCGTATGCGGTCGCGAAGCTCTATGCGTACTGGATCACGGTGAACTATCGCGAGGCGTACGACATGTACGCGTGCAACGGCATTCTGTTCAATCACGAATCGCCGGTGCGCGGCGAGACGTTCGTCACACGCAAGATCACACGCGCGATCGCACGCATCGCCGTGGGCCTGCAGGACGATCTCTATCTCGGCAATCTCTCGGCGCTGCGCGACTGGGGCCATGCGCGCGATTACGTCGAGATGCAATGGATGATGCTGCAGCAGGAAAAGCCCGAGGACTTCGTGATCGCGACGGGCGTGCAGTACAGCGTGCGCGAGTTCGTGCAGCAGGCGGCGGCGGAACTCGGCATTCATGTGCGCTTCGAAGGCGAGGGTGCGGATGAAGTCGGCATCGTCGATCGCGTCGACAGCCGCGAGACCAAGCTCGCGCCGGGACGCGTGATCGTGCGTGTCGATCCGCGCTACTTCCGCCCGACCGAAGTCGAGACGCTGCTGGGCGACCCGTCGAAGGCGCACGCGAAGCTCGGCTGGCGTCCGGTCACGCCGTTCCAGGCGCTCGTCAAGGAAATGGTGCGCGCCGACTATCAAATCGCCCGGCGCGACGCGCTTGTCACGCTCGCCGGTTTCAAAGCCCTCGAACATCACGAGTGA
- a CDS encoding DapH/DapD/GlmU-related protein, producing the protein MDRAIGERRVGRADNGDGLAARGVKASGKVIDLSQAGPGNYEAKRGFFIELVWFFIEACFINNKLIPVSFVRVALLRAFGARIGANCRMPHPVRVKAPWNLEVGDNCWFGVDAWIYNQTNIRIGNNVCISQGVFLTTGSHDVAGNMDLQVAPIVIEDGVWITSKCVVQMGVTIGRSAVVTPLSVVHRSLDAEGVYGGNPVRFIRKRFPE; encoded by the coding sequence ATGGACAGAGCGATCGGGGAGCGTCGCGTCGGCCGGGCCGACAACGGCGACGGACTCGCTGCGCGCGGCGTGAAAGCGTCCGGCAAGGTGATCGACCTGTCGCAGGCCGGCCCCGGAAATTACGAGGCGAAGCGCGGGTTCTTCATCGAGCTCGTGTGGTTCTTCATCGAAGCCTGCTTCATCAACAACAAGCTGATTCCGGTGTCGTTCGTGCGCGTCGCGCTGCTGCGCGCATTCGGCGCGCGGATCGGCGCGAACTGCCGCATGCCGCATCCGGTCCGCGTGAAAGCGCCGTGGAATCTCGAAGTCGGCGACAACTGCTGGTTCGGCGTCGACGCGTGGATCTACAACCAGACGAACATTCGCATCGGCAACAACGTCTGCATCTCGCAGGGTGTTTTCCTGACGACGGGCTCGCACGACGTGGCCGGCAACATGGACCTGCAAGTCGCACCGATCGTGATCGAAGACGGCGTCTGGATCACATCCAAATGCGTGGTGCAGATGGGCGTCACCATCGGGCGTTCGGCGGTCGTCACGCCGCTCTCCGTGGTGCATCGCTCGCTCGATGCGGAAGGCGTGTACGGCGGTAATCCCGTGCGCTTCATCAGAAAGCGTTTTCCCGAGTAG
- a CDS encoding GMC oxidoreductase, with protein sequence MFIDSRSVEEGAVIETTVCIIGAGVAGITLALELERQGIDACMLESGGYRPDDETRDLYRGENVGVPYEFADGCRSRYLGGSSNCWGGWCRPLDPWDFEKRDWVADSGWPFGLDELRPYYARTHQLLQLGETNFEPAYWEAAIHRDDVKRHPFPSGTVRDTISQFSPPVRFGKVYRKHLLDAQHVRVFLFANALNIDTDADARSVTKIDVGTLSGRRFAMRAKVFVLATGGIENARLLLASNKVQSAGLGNGQDLVGRYFMDHPRIMSANVHFTPAWRRNKLYDIKYHYQNRAVSAHNTFISSQFALTQQVLEREKLLNARAWFYSVFRGENTKGSEALIRMKQRLLKKDEPGFSMASDLAAMVTHPVDTACFGLARLLQPRPLITEVKIQTIVEAEPNRDSRVTLSAQKDFLGMNRVQVNWQVTELVKRTFDRTVAHIAAELKRGGVADVTLDEPLEGKPWPAQLEGTWHHMGTTRMHDSEKQGVVDRNLKIHGMSNLYVAGSSVFPTVGANFPTITIAALTLRLASHLGRVIKGDETSTTLVTSHGLPMKNDVPAETMPIAASTMHMPGVALQMAKK encoded by the coding sequence ATGTTCATTGACAGCCGAAGTGTGGAAGAGGGCGCAGTCATAGAGACCACGGTTTGCATCATCGGCGCGGGCGTCGCGGGAATCACGCTCGCGCTCGAGCTGGAAAGGCAGGGCATCGACGCCTGCATGCTGGAAAGCGGCGGCTATCGCCCCGACGACGAAACGCGCGATCTGTATCGCGGCGAGAACGTCGGCGTGCCCTACGAATTCGCCGATGGCTGCCGCAGCCGCTATCTCGGCGGCAGCAGCAATTGCTGGGGCGGCTGGTGCCGTCCGCTCGATCCCTGGGACTTCGAGAAGCGCGACTGGGTCGCCGACAGCGGCTGGCCGTTCGGCCTCGACGAGCTGCGTCCGTACTACGCGCGCACGCATCAGCTTCTGCAACTGGGCGAAACGAATTTCGAGCCCGCGTACTGGGAAGCGGCGATTCATCGCGACGACGTGAAGCGTCATCCGTTTCCGAGCGGCACCGTGCGCGACACGATCTCGCAGTTCAGCCCGCCGGTACGCTTCGGCAAGGTGTATCGCAAGCATCTGCTCGATGCGCAGCACGTGCGCGTGTTTCTCTTCGCCAACGCGCTCAACATCGACACCGACGCCGATGCGCGCTCGGTCACGAAGATCGATGTCGGCACGCTCTCGGGCCGGCGCTTCGCGATGCGCGCGAAAGTCTTCGTGCTGGCGACGGGCGGCATCGAGAATGCGCGGCTTCTGCTTGCATCGAACAAGGTTCAGTCGGCGGGTCTGGGCAACGGTCAGGATCTCGTCGGGCGCTATTTCATGGACCATCCGCGCATCATGTCGGCGAATGTGCATTTCACGCCGGCATGGCGGCGCAACAAGCTCTACGACATCAAGTATCACTATCAGAACCGCGCGGTCTCTGCGCACAACACGTTCATCTCGTCGCAGTTCGCGTTGACGCAGCAGGTGCTGGAACGCGAGAAGCTGCTCAATGCGCGTGCGTGGTTCTACTCGGTGTTTCGCGGCGAAAACACCAAGGGTTCGGAAGCGCTGATCCGCATGAAGCAGCGGCTCTTGAAGAAGGACGAACCGGGTTTCAGCATGGCGTCGGATCTCGCCGCGATGGTGACGCATCCGGTCGATACCGCATGCTTCGGACTCGCGCGTCTGTTGCAGCCGCGTCCGCTCATCACCGAGGTGAAGATTCAGACGATCGTCGAGGCCGAGCCGAATCGCGACAGCCGCGTGACGCTCTCGGCGCAGAAGGACTTTCTCGGCATGAATCGCGTGCAGGTGAACTGGCAGGTGACCGAACTCGTGAAGCGCACGTTCGATCGCACGGTTGCGCATATCGCCGCGGAACTCAAGCGCGGCGGCGTGGCGGACGTGACGCTCGACGAGCCGCTCGAAGGCAAGCCGTGGCCCGCGCAACTCGAAGGCACCTGGCATCACATGGGCACGACGCGCATGCACGATTCGGAGAAGCAGGGCGTGGTGGACCGCAATCTCAAGATCCACGGCATGAGCAATCTGTACGTGGCGGGAAGCTCGGTGTTCCCGACGGTGGGCGCGAACTTCCCGACCATCACGATCGCGGCGCTGACCTTGCGGCTTGCGAGTCATCTCGGGCGTGTGATCAAGGGCGATGAAACGTCGACGACGCTCGTTACCTCGCACGGCTTGCCGATGAAGAACGATGTGCCGGCGGAGACGATGCCGATCGCCGCATCGACGATGCATATGCCGGGCGTCGCCTTGCAGATGGCGAAGAAGTAG
- a CDS encoding glycosyltransferase family 4 protein, giving the protein MSATVTIFHNVVWSRHKGEVLSQLHNISGAGSIRYSMVQIADTEHDRIGFSDVDYSFHRYPMKKLFNGCYEDVPTWRMTMRLTWEVLKTKADLVVLPGYHRPEYWAMLGACIVTGKRRAVFCDSTARDNPRRMVTSIPKRLFFALCDGYFAFGLRSREYLMSLGAKQDTIFSPCQAAALPRSFTPDAVVPDRLAYREGNKPVFLFVGRLSAEKGINTLVEAFRLLKERVPDAELRIVGTGPLGNQLKQQAADTGLEDSVKFLGSLQDEPLSREYFGATCMVLPSVREPWGLVTNEALSHGCPVIVSESCGCVPELVVDGVSGYSFPAGDVPALHRTMLKSLEAFADTADVARRCTDVIQRFDPPSAAANIARGCARLLTN; this is encoded by the coding sequence ATGTCTGCAACAGTGACCATCTTTCATAACGTCGTGTGGTCGCGGCACAAGGGTGAAGTGCTGTCCCAACTGCACAACATCTCGGGCGCAGGTTCGATCCGCTATTCGATGGTACAGATCGCCGATACGGAGCACGACCGCATCGGCTTCTCGGATGTCGACTATTCGTTCCACCGCTATCCGATGAAGAAGCTCTTCAACGGATGCTACGAGGATGTGCCGACCTGGCGCATGACGATGCGGCTCACGTGGGAAGTCCTGAAAACCAAGGCGGATCTCGTGGTTTTGCCGGGCTATCATCGTCCCGAGTATTGGGCGATGCTGGGGGCATGCATCGTCACGGGCAAGCGGCGCGCGGTGTTTTGCGATTCGACCGCGCGCGACAATCCGCGCCGCATGGTCACCTCGATTCCGAAGCGCCTGTTCTTCGCGCTGTGCGACGGCTACTTCGCGTTCGGCCTGCGCAGTCGCGAGTATCTGATGTCGCTCGGCGCGAAGCAGGACACGATCTTTAGTCCGTGTCAGGCCGCGGCGCTGCCGCGCTCGTTCACGCCGGACGCCGTGGTGCCCGACAGACTCGCGTATCGCGAGGGCAACAAGCCGGTGTTTCTGTTCGTCGGCCGATTGTCGGCGGAGAAGGGAATTAATACGCTCGTAGAAGCGTTTAGATTATTGAAGGAGCGTGTGCCGGATGCGGAGTTGCGCATCGTCGGCACCGGGCCGCTCGGCAACCAGCTGAAACAGCAAGCCGCCGATACCGGTCTCGAAGACTCCGTGAAGTTTCTGGGCAGCCTGCAGGACGAGCCGCTCTCGCGCGAATATTTCGGCGCCACGTGCATGGTGCTGCCGAGCGTGCGCGAGCCCTGGGGTCTCGTGACGAACGAGGCGCTGAGCCACGGCTGTCCGGTCATCGTCAGCGAGAGTTGCGGCTGCGTGCCGGAGCTCGTCGTCGATGGCGTGTCGGGTTATTCGTTTCCCGCCGGCGATGTGCCGGCACTGCATCGCACGATGCTGAAGTCGCTCGAAGCGTTCGCCGATACGGCGGACGTCGCCCGGCGCTGCACCGACGTGATCCAGCGTTTCGATCCGCCGTCCGCGGCGGCGAACATCGCGCGCGGTTGTGCGCGTCTGCTGACGAACTGA
- a CDS encoding polysaccharide biosynthesis tyrosine autokinase gives MAMNFDSRYSDVSTGDELRLSDYLAAVLGNWKLVTVVMLAVVALGTAYAFIATPTYKADALIQVEETNANNNPNANANAVQAVSQMFDAKSSTAAQIELLRSRLVVDDTVRRLHLDISAVPHGFPVIGGLIGSVFSMFNMPVPSGYLSRFAWGGEQIDVPLFETPKDLYDKKFTLVAGENGSYVLNDPDGVAILTGRVGEEASGVTPQGPVKLKVDKLVGNPGVQFELQRFSTLTTIDSLQKRLTVAETALQSGIIGLSLEGGNPKEVAQIVNNIANRYVAQDANKRSAEAEHTLAFLDQQLPILKKQLDESEQKYNSFRNKQGTVDLSEESRLLLQQIVDNKTKLTDLQQQRAELSLRFTANHPSVQALDAQIGALTGAQSRMAKNVSTLPDTEQTALRYLRDVRVNTELYTSLLNSAQQLRIAKAGQIGNVRVVDFAQAPDDPVRPKRVLIIAISAGVGLVLGIILAFIRKSLYGGVERPEEIEKQLGVRVFAIVPRSTQQLRLQRKVGLRREGLHVLAAQAPEDAAVEGIRGLRTSLQLQLADARNNVVMLTGSRPEAGKSFLSVNLATLVASTRKRVLLIDGDMRRGDIHSHFGVRHSPGLSDVLMGADVTSAILHDVLPGVDLITKGSLPSHPSELLASDRLGDVLGELKQLYDLVIIDTPPVLAVTDATVIGKHAGTSLLVVRHGKNQVQEIGETMKRLHHGGVNMKGVLLTDVPQSKMLMGSTYAGYYGYESIAE, from the coding sequence ATGGCGATGAACTTTGATTCACGATACTCGGACGTATCGACGGGCGACGAGTTACGTCTGTCCGATTATCTGGCGGCCGTACTGGGCAACTGGAAACTCGTCACGGTCGTGATGCTCGCCGTGGTCGCGCTGGGGACGGCATACGCGTTCATCGCGACGCCGACCTACAAGGCGGACGCGCTCATCCAGGTCGAAGAGACCAACGCGAACAACAATCCGAACGCGAACGCCAATGCGGTGCAGGCGGTCTCGCAGATGTTCGATGCGAAGTCCTCCACCGCGGCGCAGATCGAACTGCTGCGCTCGCGTCTCGTCGTCGACGATACGGTGCGGCGTCTGCATCTCGACATCAGCGCGGTGCCGCACGGCTTTCCCGTGATCGGCGGCCTGATCGGCAGCGTCTTCTCGATGTTCAACATGCCGGTGCCGTCGGGTTATCTGTCGCGCTTCGCGTGGGGCGGCGAGCAGATCGACGTGCCGCTCTTCGAGACGCCGAAGGATCTCTACGACAAGAAGTTCACGCTCGTCGCGGGCGAGAACGGCAGCTATGTGCTGAACGATCCGGACGGCGTCGCGATCCTCACGGGCCGAGTCGGCGAGGAAGCGTCGGGTGTGACGCCGCAAGGGCCGGTCAAGCTCAAGGTCGACAAGCTCGTGGGCAACCCGGGCGTGCAGTTCGAACTGCAACGCTTCTCGACGCTCACCACCATCGACAGTCTGCAAAAGCGCCTGACGGTGGCGGAGACCGCGTTGCAGTCGGGCATCATCGGCTTGAGCCTCGAAGGCGGCAACCCGAAGGAAGTCGCGCAGATCGTCAATAACATCGCGAACCGCTATGTCGCGCAGGATGCGAACAAGCGCTCGGCGGAAGCGGAGCACACGCTCGCGTTCCTCGATCAGCAACTGCCGATACTGAAGAAGCAGCTCGACGAATCCGAGCAGAAGTACAACTCGTTCCGCAACAAGCAGGGCACGGTCGATCTCTCCGAAGAAAGCCGTCTGCTGTTGCAGCAGATCGTCGATAACAAGACCAAGCTCACGGACCTGCAACAGCAGCGCGCCGAGCTGTCGCTGCGCTTCACGGCGAATCACCCGTCGGTGCAGGCGCTCGATGCGCAGATCGGCGCATTGACCGGCGCGCAGTCGCGCATGGCCAAGAACGTGTCGACGCTGCCCGATACCGAGCAGACCGCGCTGCGCTATCTGCGCGACGTGCGCGTGAACACCGAGCTCTACACGAGCCTCCTCAACAGCGCGCAGCAACTGCGCATCGCCAAGGCAGGCCAGATCGGCAACGTGCGCGTGGTGGACTTCGCGCAAGCCCCGGACGATCCCGTGCGGCCGAAGCGCGTGCTGATCATCGCGATCTCGGCGGGCGTGGGCCTCGTGCTCGGCATCATCCTCGCGTTCATCCGCAAGTCGCTGTACGGCGGCGTGGAGCGTCCGGAAGAGATCGAAAAGCAACTGGGCGTGCGCGTCTTCGCGATCGTGCCGCGCAGCACGCAGCAACTGCGTCTGCAACGCAAGGTCGGCTTGCGCCGCGAAGGGCTGCATGTGCTCGCCGCGCAGGCGCCGGAAGATGCGGCCGTCGAAGGCATTCGCGGTCTGCGCACGTCGCTGCAACTGCAACTCGCCGATGCGCGCAACAACGTCGTGATGCTGACCGGCTCGCGTCCGGAAGCGGGCAAGTCGTTCCTCTCGGTGAACCTCGCGACGCTGGTGGCCTCGACCCGCAAGCGCGTGCTGTTGATCGACGGCGACATGCGCCGCGGCGACATTCACTCGCACTTCGGCGTGCGTCATTCGCCGGGCCTCTCCGACGTACTGATGGGCGCCGATGTGACGAGCGCGATCCTGCACGACGTGCTGCCGGGCGTCGACCTCATTACCAAGGGCTCGCTGCCTTCGCATCCGTCGGAGCTCCTCGCGAGCGATCGTCTGGGCGACGTGCTGGGCGAACTCAAGCAACTCTACGACCTCGTGATCATCGACACGCCGCCCGTGCTCGCGGTCACCGATGCAACGGTCATCGGCAAGCACGCGGGCACGAGCCTGCTCGTCGTGCGGCACGGCAAGAACCAGGTGCAGGAAATCGGCGAGACGATGAAGCGCCTGCACCACGGTGGCGTGAATATGAAGGGTGTGCTGCTGACGGACGTTCCGCAATCGAAGATGTTGATGGGAAGTACATACGCCGGGTACTACGGCTACGAAAGCATCGCGGAGTAG
- a CDS encoding glycosyltransferase WbuB: MRILIYGLNYAPELTGTGKYTAEMAEALAESGHDVRVVCAPPYYPEWKVGAGYRSWMHRIETRRGVRLWRAPLWVPAKPSGAKRMLHLASFACASLPALAVHALWRPHVVMTIAPSLLNAPGALMLARMTGARSWLHIQDFEVDAAFDLGLLRNPRAGRMALAFERWLMKRFDVVSSISDKMVDRAVNKGVALANVFHLPNWVDTAAIFPLDRPSELRRELGIGEHTGVVLYSGNMGAKQGLDVLADAAAALASREDIVFVFCGNGATRTQLQKRCADLPNTRFLSLQPVERLNELLNLADIHVLPQRGDVADLVMPSKLTGMFASARAVIAMAHPGTELHEAVHGRGEVIEPESAQALINAIEMLIADPVLRARHGEEGRRFAQERLAPAAVFARMQERLFELAGSRLPNAAEVRLQEAASQTRPADVADVTLTRIAERAPILPQIEKIE; this comes from the coding sequence ATGAGAATACTGATCTACGGGCTGAACTATGCGCCCGAGTTGACGGGTACCGGCAAGTACACGGCGGAGATGGCCGAGGCGCTGGCGGAGTCGGGCCACGATGTGCGCGTGGTCTGCGCGCCGCCGTATTACCCGGAATGGAAAGTGGGGGCGGGCTACAGGAGCTGGATGCACCGGATCGAGACGCGCCGTGGCGTGCGTCTGTGGCGCGCACCGCTGTGGGTGCCCGCAAAGCCCAGCGGCGCGAAGCGCATGCTGCATCTCGCATCGTTCGCGTGCGCGTCGTTGCCCGCGCTTGCCGTGCATGCGCTGTGGCGTCCGCATGTCGTGATGACCATCGCGCCGAGCCTGCTCAATGCGCCCGGCGCGCTCATGCTCGCGCGCATGACGGGCGCGCGTTCGTGGCTGCATATCCAGGACTTCGAAGTCGATGCCGCGTTCGACCTCGGCCTGCTCAGGAATCCGCGCGCGGGCCGCATGGCGCTCGCCTTCGAACGCTGGCTCATGAAGCGCTTCGACGTGGTGTCGTCGATCTCCGACAAGATGGTCGATCGCGCCGTGAACAAGGGCGTGGCGCTCGCCAATGTGTTTCATCTGCCGAACTGGGTCGACACCGCCGCGATCTTTCCGCTCGACCGGCCGAGCGAGCTGCGTCGCGAACTGGGCATCGGCGAACATACGGGCGTCGTGCTTTACTCGGGCAACATGGGAGCCAAGCAAGGTCTCGACGTGCTCGCCGATGCGGCCGCCGCGCTCGCGTCGCGCGAGGACATCGTGTTCGTGTTCTGCGGCAACGGCGCCACCCGCACGCAGTTGCAGAAGCGTTGCGCCGATCTGCCCAACACGCGTTTTCTGAGCCTGCAACCGGTCGAGCGCCTGAACGAACTGCTCAATCTCGCCGATATCCACGTACTGCCGCAACGCGGCGACGTCGCCGATCTCGTGATGCCCTCGAAGCTGACCGGCATGTTCGCGAGCGCACGCGCCGTCATCGCGATGGCGCATCCGGGCACCGAGCTGCACGAAGCCGTGCATGGGCGCGGCGAAGTGATCGAGCCGGAGAGCGCGCAGGCGCTGATCAACGCGATCGAGATGCTCATCGCCGATCCTGTCTTGCGCGCGCGTCACGGCGAGGAAGGGCGGCGCTTCGCGCAGGAGCGCCTCGCGCCCGCGGCCGTGTTCGCGCGCATGCAGGAGCGCCTCTTCGAACTGGCGGGCTCGCGTCTGCCGAATGCCGCGGAAGTGCGTTTGCAGGAAGCGGCCTCACAGACCCGCCCCGCCGATGTCGCCGATGTCACGCTCACGCGCATCGCGGAACGTGCGCCGATCCTGCCGCAGATCGAGAAGATCGAATAA
- a CDS encoding glycosyltransferase: MKILHLLSTVDPRAGGPTEGVLQSGLSMRAMGHEVEVVSLDAPDAPHVAAFGLRLHALGPSRGFYGLCPALVPWLKEHASRFDAVIVNGLWQYHSFGAWKALHGSGVPYYVFPHGMLDPWFKRTYPLKHLKKSLYWPWAEYRVLRDARRVLFTTEEERLLARQSFRLYRANEEVVAFGTRPPPADSTALRNAFLARFPPLAGKRAILFLGRIHEKKGCDLLLKAFAQVRDIDPQAHLVMAGPDDSEYAAQMRALATELGIDNRVTWTGMLTGDLKWGAYQSSDVFALPSHQENFGIAVAEALGSRLPVLISDKVNIWREVNADGAGIVTTDTVEGTVEALSGWLKMDAHACEAMRAQALATFTKRFHVEAMSKDLLRVLREGAGTPGGNFARGTLPAQ; this comes from the coding sequence ATGAAGATCCTGCATCTGCTCTCCACTGTCGATCCGCGCGCGGGCGGTCCCACCGAAGGCGTGCTGCAAAGCGGTCTCAGCATGCGGGCGATGGGGCACGAAGTCGAAGTCGTCTCGCTCGATGCGCCCGATGCGCCGCATGTCGCCGCATTCGGGCTGCGCCTGCATGCGCTCGGGCCGTCGCGCGGCTTCTATGGGCTATGCCCCGCGCTCGTGCCGTGGCTGAAAGAACATGCCTCACGTTTCGATGCGGTGATCGTCAACGGACTCTGGCAATACCACAGCTTCGGCGCATGGAAGGCATTGCATGGCAGCGGCGTGCCCTATTACGTGTTTCCGCACGGCATGCTGGACCCGTGGTTCAAGCGCACTTATCCGCTCAAGCATCTGAAGAAAAGCCTTTACTGGCCGTGGGCCGAATATCGCGTGCTGCGCGATGCGCGCCGCGTGCTCTTCACAACGGAAGAGGAACGCCTGCTCGCGCGCCAATCGTTCCGGCTTTATCGCGCGAACGAGGAAGTCGTCGCGTTCGGCACGCGTCCGCCGCCCGCCGATTCGACTGCGCTGCGCAATGCGTTTCTCGCACGATTTCCGCCACTCGCGGGCAAGCGCGCGATTCTCTTTCTCGGCCGCATCCATGAGAAGAAGGGTTGCGATCTGCTGCTGAAAGCATTCGCACAGGTACGCGATATCGATCCGCAGGCGCATCTCGTGATGGCCGGTCCCGACGACAGCGAATACGCCGCGCAAATGCGCGCGCTGGCAACGGAACTCGGCATCGATAATCGCGTGACGTGGACCGGCATGCTCACCGGCGATCTGAAATGGGGCGCGTATCAATCGAGCGATGTGTTCGCGCTGCCCTCGCATCAGGAGAACTTCGGCATTGCGGTGGCGGAAGCGCTCGGCTCGCGCCTGCCCGTGCTGATCTCCGACAAGGTCAATATCTGGCGCGAAGTGAACGCCGATGGCGCGGGCATCGTGACGACCGATACTGTGGAAGGCACGGTCGAAGCATTGTCAGGCTGGCTGAAGATGGACGCGCACGCATGCGAGGCGATGCGCGCTCAGGCGCTCGCCACGTTCACGAAGCGCTTTCATGTCGAAGCGATGTCGAAGGACTTGTTGCGCGTGCTGCGCGAAGGCGCGGGCACGCCGGGCGGCAACTTCGCGCGCGGGACATTGCCCGCGCAATGA